A single region of the Gasterosteus aculeatus chromosome 1, fGasAcu3.hap1.1, whole genome shotgun sequence genome encodes:
- the slc19a1 gene encoding reduced folate transporter: protein MGKFHSASQSGPARPADDPAGSGDRSEGEKEETGQKPPASEDGGAHGDADVEMVASEGPSPPGGPSEEAAEPTKWKGAVIFLCFYGFMASIKPGEPFITPYLLSPEKNLTREQVTNEITPVLTYSYMAVLVPAFLLTDLLRYKPVLVIQGVSQVVIWIILLLCTSLLEMQFMEFFYGITMACRVAYSSYIFSLVSPALYQRVAGYSRSAVLLGVFTSSVLGQLLISFGEVSFYTLSAVSLGFVSFGLTLSVCLPWPKRSLFFNRARFREQKEAAALAAKSELDKMNPKEGAASSAAPSPCSASRWRDSVFVQMLLEVRNVARRPNLRLWSLWWVFNSTGYYLVLFYVHILWNKVYPATENKNVYNGGVEAASTLLSALTSFAAGYVKIRWDVWSELVIAVITALQAGLLLLMGTTDNIWVCYMAYVLFRGFYQFLVPIATFQIASSLTKELCALVFGINTFLGTILKSIINLIFSDRRGLALDVHSQFLVYFIYYTILTVVYFVCAAVVIVRHYRNQRRGGGGGDDLPAASTELRPVAAEAEPLSNGGGAKAQ, encoded by the exons ATGGGAAAGTTTCACTCGGCCTCACAGAGTGGCCCCGCTCGCCCCGCGGATGACCCAGCAGGAAGTGGGGACCGAtcagagggggagaaggaggagacgggCCAGAAGCCGCCGGCATCGGAGGACGGCGGAGCACACGGCGACGCAGATGTGGAGATGGTCGCCTCCGAGGGTCCGTCTCCTCCCGGAGGCCCCTCGGAGGAGGCTGCCGAGCCCACTAAGTGGAAGGGGGCCGTGATATTCTTGTGTTTCTACGGGTTTATGGCATCGATAAAGCCCGGTGAGCCCTTCATCACACCATATCTGCTCAGCCCTGAGAAGAACTTGACCAGGGAACAG GTGACCAATGAGATCACGCCTGTGCTGACCTACTCTTACATGGCGGTGCTGGTGCCGGCCTTCCTGCTGACGGACCTGCTGCGCTACAAGCCGGTCCTCGTCATCCAGGGCGTCAGCCAGGTGGTCATCTGGATCATCCTGCTGCTGTGCACCAGCCTGCTGGAGATGCAGTTCATGGAGTTCTTCTACGGCATCACCATGGCCTGCCGCGTGGCCTACTCCTCCTACATCTTCTCCCTGGTCAGCCCGGCCTTGTACCAGCGCGTGGCCGGGTACTCGCGCTCCGCCGTCCTCCTGGGGGTGTTTACCAGCTCGGTGCTGGGCCAGCTCCTCATCAGCTTCGGCGAGGTCAGCTTCTACACCCTCAGCGCCGTGTCGCTGGGCTTCGTCAGCTTCGGCCTCACGCTCTCCGTGTGCCTGCCGTGGCCCAAGCGCTCGCTGTTCTTCAACCGGGCGCGGTTCCGGGAGCAAAAGGAAGCGGCCGCGCTGGCCGCCAAGTCGGAGCTGGACAAAATGAACCCGAAGGAGGGCGCCGCGTCCTCGGCGGCCCCCTCCCCGTGCTCCGCGTCACGCTGGAGGGACTCTGTTTTTGTGCAGATGCTGCTGGAGGTGAGAAATGTGGCGAGGAGGCCCAACCTGAGGCTCTGGTCCCTGTGGTGGGTGTTCAACTCCACCGGGTACTACCTGGTGCTGTTCTACGTTCACATCCTGTGGAACAAAGTCTATCCGGCCACTGAGAACAAGAACGTTTACAACGGGGGAGTGGAGGCAGCTTCTACCCTGCTGA GCGCGCTGACTTCCTTCGCCGCCGGCTACGTGAAGATTCGGTGGGACGTGTGGTCCGAGCTGGTCATCGCCGTCATCACGGCGCTGCAGGCgggtctgctgctgctcatggGCACCACGGACAACATCTGGGTGTGCTACATGGCCTACGTGCTCTTCAGAGGCTTCTACCAGTTCCTGGTGCCGATTGCCAC TTTCCAGATCGCCTCGTCGCTCACCAAGGAGCTGTGCGCCTTGGTGTTCGGCATCAACACTTTTTTGGGGACCATACTGAAGAGCATCATCAACCTGATATTCTCTGACCGGAGGGGCCTGGCCTTGGACGTGCACTCGCAG TTCCTCGTGTACTTCATCTACTACACCATCCTCACCGTCGTCTACTTCGTCTGTGCTGCGGTGGTCATCGTCCGTCACTATAGAAACCagcgcagaggaggaggaggcggggacgACCTACCGGCGGCGTCCACTGAGCTCCGCCCGGTGGCCGCCGAGGCCGAGCCCCTTTCCAACGGCGGCGGTGCCAAAGCGCAGTGA